The Romeriopsis navalis LEGE 11480 genome includes the window GGATCAGGTGAAGATGGCAGCTTCAACAAGCGTTTTGCCGATCGATAATAAATTGCCCAACGCCGCGTATCCGGACGATTACGCCAGTCTGAACGACTCACATCAAGTAATAGCAAGGGCGCTTCTGTCCCCTGATACTCACCCAAAACCATCACTGAAACATCACTCATCAGGATATCACGGTCAAAACTCCGCTGAGCCGCGGCTCGGGCAATAATCTCGGCGCGGCGAATCAGCGAAGAATAGGTCTCATCCCGCAATCGAGCCAACCGCACATCAACACGACTTTTATAGGCTTGGGCGACCTGGGGGCGCAATACTGTCTGAGCAGTCCACAGGCCACCAGTCAACATCAATAGGCTTAACCCAACCGCACCAAAACGTACTGGCACACGCGGTGATTGCCATGATAAATGGCTCGATATACCGTGAAACCGCGATTTTGTGCGTAATTGCTTGAATTTCATACCCACTCCCAATACTTTAGCGATTGCTGCCAACACACTTCCAGACAATAAAGCTTAGCTGAAGAATTCCAGAATGGCGAAGTGACCTTCGCTAAATTTCGTCTTTAATAAGGGAAGCAGTAATTTTACTGCTGTGTTTCTTGGTCATAAATGACCATATTTCGCTGTTCGGAGTGTTCTCATGAGTCGCCACTGGGCCGTTTTGATTGGTGTCAACCAATATCAGCTGCGTCAGCCATTGCTATGCGCCCATGATGACGCACAGTCAATGTATCGGTTTCTCACTGACGAAGCTGGCCTCTCCAAGCAATCTTGTGTCCTGCTAAGCGATCGGGCCCCAAAAATCGCCGACACTTCCACCTATCCCACGTCGGACACCCTCAAGAATTGGCTGGGTGGCCTCGGACAAGCGGGCATTCAACCCGACGATACACTTTGGATTTTCTTCAGTGGCTATGGTGAATGCTGGAGTGAGCAGGATTATCTATTGCCATTAGATGCAGATGTCCAGTGCTCACCCAAAACCTGGCTATCGGTGCGATCGCTTTACAGCATGCTGAGCCAGCTCCCAAGCAAAAATATTTTGATGCTGCTCGACATCAGTCGTAGCCAATCGTCGCGCGCGGATAATCGACTCGGCCGCCAAACGATGCAAAATGCCAAGGAATTTGGTATTTCGACGATTCTGTCTTGCCAACCGGAACAGTTTTCCCATGAATCGGCCGCATTAGGGAACGGTTTCTTTACGGCAGCCTTATTGGAAGGACTACGCAGTCAAGCGAGTCAACCGTTGATCAAGCTCGTGCGGTTTCTCCAGGTACGCCTCCCCGAACTCAGCGAACATCATCAGCGCCCCCGCCAAGATCCGATCATCATGGTTGCACCAGCCTTACTGGAACAGTGGCATTTACCGTCGCTCAAAACTGGGCAACCGCAAGCACCGGTAAATATAACGGTGCAACAACCCACGAGTCCAACGTCGACCCACACACACACAACGCCTCGTGCTCAAGCCCCTAAAACCACCAACCCATCGCCCCCAGATACGATTCTGCAATCCCCATCAACAATTACCGCCAACGATCTGACCAGCAGTTTATCCAAGCAAAAACCCAGTACAGCCAACCCGCCCACATCGGCCGAACCATTAACCGGTAGGGGCGATCAGAAA containing:
- a CDS encoding caspase family protein, with protein sequence MSRHWAVLIGVNQYQLRQPLLCAHDDAQSMYRFLTDEAGLSKQSCVLLSDRAPKIADTSTYPTSDTLKNWLGGLGQAGIQPDDTLWIFFSGYGECWSEQDYLLPLDADVQCSPKTWLSVRSLYSMLSQLPSKNILMLLDISRSQSSRADNRLGRQTMQNAKEFGISTILSCQPEQFSHESAALGNGFFTAALLEGLRSQASQPLIKLVRFLQVRLPELSEHHQRPRQDPIIMVAPALLEQWHLPSLKTGQPQAPVNITVQQPTSPTSTHTHTTPRAQAPKTTNPSPPDTILQSPSTITANDLTSSLSKQKPSTANPPTSAEPLTGRGDQKIPTTTIPRPAISLDEVSQPVNPQPPRRRPRSTPEEELDTRKVLLQILVLGALLTVVLGLAKTLWRGEGAPSLLNVSKSNKVPSSNSPTAPSQAKAPAPSSSPMPTAPSP